The following DNA comes from Peromyscus leucopus breed LL Stock chromosome 2, UCI_PerLeu_2.1, whole genome shotgun sequence.
CATGAGAATTGTAGGCTTGAAGCCAGCTTGAGCTccatggagaatttttttttttgagtgattcTATCATCTGTCTAGATGTCACACACTGTTATGTCCCAGGAAAACACCATATTCAAAGAGACACTGAGTGTCTCCAAGAACATACCTCTACTTCCATTCTATTGTCTAGCAACGCTGGAGGCAGAAAAAGCATGGCTGGGtcctggaagggaagggaagagaccTGGGTTCGAGTTCTGCCTTTTATTCCCATTCTGCTGAGGGACCTTAACCAAGTTCCTCCACCTCAGAAACGGAGCCATTCAGCCAAATGATCTCTGGTACTCTGTAACCTCCCAAACAGCCCTCACGCTGTTCCAGAAACTTCTAACCCTGTGGCCTGGCAGGCCAGTGTTTCTTTGCAAGGCAAATATCACGTAAGTTTCACTGCTGGTGAATCTAATGGTAACCACTTAATTCTTAAAAATGCAggcttcaaaaattattttcatagaaaCAAAGGGACATAACAAATAGAAAGGCCCGTTCTTAAAATGTCTGGATTTGGGATTTCTGCTTCACCATTTCCACCACTGCCATGTGAGAGGGTAGTGAGAGGGGCCTTGGAGTCAGGCTGTCCTGGGCCCACACCCAGCTTTGCCAATTGTGAGCAtgtcccctcctgcccccacaggtttttgttgtggtggttgtttgtttggtttttttttggtgtgtgtgtgtgtgtgtgtgtgtgtgtgtgtgtgtgtgtgtgtattcatttgtttgagatagggctATTgattggcccggaacttgctgtATTGACCAGGTTAGCCTTAAATTCataatcatcctcctgcctctgtctcccaaactgGGATTGCAAATGTGTACCATCATGTTCTGTTCGCTAACCAttttttgagcctcagtttccttacctgtCATAGAGACAGTCGTGCCTCCTTGCAGATGGTGATTGTTAAGGAGCACacggggcgggggttggggggtgcaTAGTAAAGCTGTGAGTTCAGATTCTAGCTCGTGGTGAGTATTCAGTGAGTGCGGATATTATCATTGTCATGTAATAGCTACTTTAGCTTTTAAAGGTCTTGAAGAAGGGTTACTGTAAATAGCATGCAGATGAATTCCTTACCACGGATGGACTGATGCAGTGGTGTGAGAACAGGCGGGGGTCTGGAGTCATGCTAGCTGACCTGAAGCTTGCGGGAACTGGTTGGGTAGTCCTGAGTTCATAACTAGCAGGTGCAATGTGCGAAGGTGGGtcaggctgaggggccccaaggaTCAGCGTCCTGATCCCCTGGCACACAGCCCGCCTGATCCCTTTCCAGGGACCACATGGTCCCTGCCCAATTTAAAGTTCAACTCTACAAGCTCACAAACTTTCAGCTTTGCCTGCTGAGGGACTTGGGCTCCTGGGACTCCAGGTTCCTTGCCCTGTCCCAAGAGGTCCCTGCTGATGCGAGGTGGACAGAGAAGGTCGGACCTTGTTGTAGTCTTACCTCTTGCATGCCACAGGCTCTAGGGTGGGGCGGTCCTTTACTAGGCCTGGGCACCTGCATTGGAAAATGATTTATCTCCTTCCGTGATTGCTGTGTGGTCTTgggtccatccatccatccatccatccatccatccatccatccatccatccatccacccagtTTTAAGGAAAGCTATTTACTGGGGGAGGGTATGAGAACTCCAAATGCATGTAAGGAGTGTTTTAAATGCTCACCTCAGGCATGtgaatttttatagatttttccttcccttcacaGCTTTTTACAACAGAGATACTATTTACAATTTAGATACTAAAAATACAGCTATAAAAAGACAGTAGAATGTATAATTTCTCCTCCTATGCCATGACGTATCTTCTGGGATTTTATCGGGAACCCAAGCCAAAGCAATGATCAGCTCTGATTTTCTATCTGTCCCTGGAACGGTCCAGCCCTGTTTGCTGCCTGGGAGACACCTGAACCCAACAGGTCTGAGACCAGGACTGGGGTCTCCTCAGCCCCGCCTGCCCTTGTCTTCTGCACCGCAGTAGACGATGGTAGCGTCTCTACCCATCCAAAAAATCCCCTGAAGCCCACggtcttccctcttcctcacccaCTTCTGCGATGCCGAATAGCACAGGTAAATCACATCTACTGTCCCGCACGTCTCCTCCCCCCGGACATCTTGCTTGTGCCTGTCCGTAACAGCGTTTCTGTTCCACCCTCCTCTCTCGGCTCACATGGCTGAGGCTGCATCACCAgcctcctcccctctgccccaccgGAGCCCATTGACTCTGGAGCAAGATGACCTCCCACTTCCTAAAAAGAATACCGTCATTTCTCAGGTCCGCGGTCCTATTCATTTAGAAATATTGAACAATATTGAAAAAGCCAAGAGAACAGTAGTTACCTGTAACCCCACTGCCTAGAGAGGAAGCAACTGTTATGAACATCTCATTGCAGTTTTCCGGAATTTTCTACAGACTTAGTCATTACCCATGAGATAAAGAGTTAAACAGTAAGATTAGGGAGGCATTGAATGCGATGTTTCCTGGTCTGCCTTCGCCCGCTCCTGTTAATTACATTGTGATAATTTCCTGTCATCCAGTATTTCTCAAAAGTGTTTCCTGTGTCTGTGTTGCATTCCACCATTGAGCTCCACCCGGAtttatttaaacattcttttcCAATGGGACATCAAGATTGCAGTATTTTTCGTACTGTGTATTAATTTTTTACTGTGCTGTAATTAGTATTCTTATATTTATAAATCTTTAACTGTgtcctattttgtgtgtgtgtgtgtgtgtgtgtgtgtgtgtgtgtgtgtgtgtgtgtgaaggcatcttatgtagcccaggctgatctcaaacttgctatatggCTGAGGAGTGCCTTTAACctctgatctttctgtctctgtctcctaagtgctaaggtcacaggcatgcaccaccatgccctgcctttGCCCTTCATTTATTCCCTTAAActagatttctagaaatgacagTGTTAAAAGATCTGGAAGTTCTTAAGGTCCCTGGTTCATCTTCCCACTTACTGTACAGGAAGTTCTTACGGATTTATTACCGCTCCTTATTTAACAATAGGTGCAAGATGAGGAGAAGCCGATTCACTAGGTGTGAAAGGGAAAGATGGAATCCTGTCAGTGACTGAAAGAAAAGCAGCCTGGCCTGATTGCTGCCAGCCCCACGCATGCATGCTCGGAAGGTATCCAAGAGCAGTGGTACCTTCCCCTTGGGCCTCTGCTCATGTCAGCTGTGGTGGGGAGATAAAGCCCAGTATTGCAATCAGTGGCTTGAGGAGATCCCCGCTTAGGAACCTCCACTTGGGTAAAATGGAATCGTTGGCTACACCACAGGAAAAAATTCAGCAAAagtcagagacacagagggaaaaaggATGTATGAGGAAGTAGGTACTAACTAGAGAGGGAAACTGTACTTAGGTGTCTTTACAATGGATACATAAATTTTTGTCACATTGCTTAAAGGATGTAATTTATAGCTGGGCGTAGTGCtgtgggcctttaatcccagcacccaggaggcagaagtaggcagatcactatgaatttgaggccagtctgatctgtatagtgagttccaggccaagagatcttgtctaaaaaaaaaaaaaaaaaagaataaaaacaaataatgtaaTTTATAAAACTTAAGGATTAAGCAAAATTTGAAAGTAAAAgcatatgatttaaaaaattatttttgttttatgtgtatgaatgtttgcctgcttgtctgtatgtgcaccacatgtgtgcagtacccatggaggccagaagagggcatcgcaTCCCCTGGacctggtgttacagatggttgtgttaCAATGTGGGTGtgcgtcctctgcaagaacaataaatgctcttaactgctgagccatccttccagttcTTATTTCTCATCCTCAAGTATTTCCTTTGTAAATGAATTGTAAGGTCTGATATTTAGATGTAGAGATGAGATGGGAATGCTAACACAGTTAAACTCAAGGCACAGACATTTTGGCCCTAAGTAAGTAGAGTTCTTGATCGTTCCgtggttagctttttttttttttttttttttttttttgagatagggtttctctgtgtaacctctCTCtcttgactatcctggaacttgctttgtagaccaggctggcctcgaactcagagagcctcctggctctgcctcccaagtgtgccaccactgcccagcttgagttCTTGATCGTTTTGAACATCCTGTTTGAGATGTCTTTAGGAAAACGAGTACCGCCTCTGCAGGCAGTCTGGCTTTTATCAGTTATGTTGAAGTTTTTGACTCTTGGCCAGGCAGACATGCAAACTAGATCCCGGGGGAGCGGCTTCTGTCCCTTGCCCTGCTCcttaatttcctttctctttctagcCTGGCTCACTGAGAGTCCCAGGGGAAGGAGGCAGGCCCAATAGGGGAACAGAGGGCTTGTGTGGGGCTGTGGTGGCCTGCAGCCAGCTAGCAGGAGGGCTTGACCGCTGCTTGGAGGTCAGGCCTAGCTCACTATGGTCTAGATGATGCCTGTCACTGAGGCCGGCGTGAGTGGGGAGTGGGTGTGTGACTCCTTCGTGTGCTCATAAGTCTCAGAAAGGGAAACTGGGGAGGCTGAGCAGCCAGCAGGGACAGCGATGGAGGGCTCGGGGATGGGGTGATGAGGGTACCCCAGATGAGGCAGGAATACCGGAAGCTGCAGCTGCTGTTGGATGGGGTTGAAGAGGAACCTCAGCTTAAGGTTGCTCTGGGTGGTGACCTCTGACCAGGCAGATCTGGGCTCTTGTACTTTTGGACCTAACTTCTGCCTCTCCTGTCGTCTCCCAGAGGACTAGGCCTTGCCTGATCTCTATGGACTTCATCTCAGCTCTGTCCAGATTTGGGAAGGACCCTATACTACCATGAGTGTCTCTACATTTTCATGTTCATGTATGCACTTCAGAAAGGTGTTCAGAGCCTGGAGCTGAGCCAAGGTGGATGTTGGGCAAAGTAAGATGTGATGTCCCCTGCTCTTGGTAGAATATTGGAAACCAAGGACACAGGAGAGACACGAAGAGAGGAGCAAATGTGTGTGAGCCTCAAGGGACACATGGGGTGTGTGCCGGGAAGAGCTGCCTCACAGGAAGAACACCAGAAGAGCGTGGGGGTGGCAGTGTGGGGAAGGGTGAGGCTGGTGTGGGGGGCTATGAGGCAGGAGAGTGTGAGGAGAGGGCTGGGAGCAGTCAGGTAGGCAGATGTGAGAACCGGCTGAAGAGCATCTGCTTCATCTTGGGAGCAGTGAGGAGCCATTTATGGATGTCAGTCAGGAGAGTGATGCAATCTTAAGTGGTTCTTAAAATGGTCTTCCCGATGCCCCACTGAAGAGAGGCTCAAGAGGTCAAGTCTGATGActaatatccatttatttatttatttgagactgggtcttactatgtagtacAGGCTGACATCAAAtttaccatcctcctgcctcagcctcacaaatgctggtattataggtgtgaaccacaGCACCTAGCCATGGCTGACGTCTTGAGATCATCCCAGAGGCTATGTGGAGGCACAGAGGCAGATGCTGGGTACTAGAACAGGGCAGGAGCAGAAGGTGAGCAGTTCTGTGTCAGGATTAGTGGGACTTGGTGCTGTGTCTTTGGAGTGGAGGGCCTCATAGTTCTATGCTCTGCCTTGCAGTGGTACTGGCATATGATGACCCACACAGCAAGCCAAGACCCTTACCCATGCCAAGCCCTGCCCTCCCTCACCTACAGGCCCATCTACTGCCCCACACTTTCCTGGCAGCCTCCTTCACCtccttgttcctcaggctgtagatgatGGGGTTCAACATGGGTGTGACCACAGCGTAGAGGACCGTGAAGACCTGGTCGGAGATGCGGGCCTCCTTGCTCTTGGGTTTCATGTACATGAAGATGATGGTGCTGTAGAAGAGCAGGACGACGGCCAGGTGTGCGgagcaggtggagaaggctttGCGGCGTCCCGTGGCTGAGGGCACCCTCAGGATGGTGGCCAGGATTAGCATGTAGGACAGGCAGATGAGGGTCAGGGGGACAGGCAGGAGGAGGATGGCACCCACCAGCAGGAAGGCGTCGCTGACGGctgtatccccacaggccagcTTCAGCACGGCCAGGATCTCGCAGGTGAAGTGTCTGATCACATGGTGGCCACAGAAAGGCAGCCTCATGGCAATGACTGTTTCCGTCACCGACTTGACGAGGCAGAGTACCCAGGAGGCTCCTGCCAGCACCAAGCAGAGCCTGTGGCTCATGAGCACAGGGTACCTGAGTGGTTGGCAAATGGCCAggtagcggtcataggccatgatGGCAAGCAGCAGGCACTCCGTGGAGCCCGTGGAAAGGCTCAAACACATCTGGATGGCACAGCCAGTAAAGGAGATGGTCTTCCGGGATGACAGGAGGTGGACCAGCATCAGGGGCACAAAAGTAGATGTGTAGCAGATGTCCAAAATGGAAAGATTGCCCAGAAAGAAGTACATGGGCGTGTGCAGGCGGGCATCCAAGATGCTCACGGCTACAATGGCAGTGTTCCCCAGCAGGGTCACCAGGTACATGGCTGAgcacagaggaaagaggaggtgctCCAGGGCAGGGTAGCCAGAAAACCCCTTCAAGATGAACTCAGAGGCTGTTGTCCTGTTGCTGGTCTCCATACCGCAGGGTTCTGGCTTCCACACGGTGGGACGGAAGGACAGAGGGTGCAGGGTAGTGGGACCACAGAGGTCGCTAAGGTCTTTTCCAGCTGGGACACACTTTCTGGGACTCTGGGGCCGTCTCCTCACCCTCTGTGGGCTTCAGGGCATCCATGTGAGAAGTGAGGATGATTTAGAAGAGCCTTTCCCTAAGAGCGTGTTCACGGAGGTGTGAAGGGGCAGTCTGAAGAATCACTGTGAGCTGATGCTGAGTGAGAAATGAAAGTCTTTACTGTAGGACTCGCCAGAGCCTTTAAACGGCTCATGTTTATTGGTGGCTCTCCAAAAGCAATGTAGATTATGTGCTCCCAAACTTACCTGACCCTAGATCCCCTTTCATCCTTAACCTATCACAGACAAATGATCTTCGAACTGAGTCTGGGAGCTGATGAGCTGGATCGGAGGTTCCCAAACTTGAACACACCCTGGACTTTCTTAGCTGTCAAGACACAGCTCATTTTCCTCCCAGAGTTTCTGGCTTAGGGGatctgtgtgctgctgctgcggctCTGCTGACCCAGGCAGGATTGTCTCTGAAGGTCCTCCTGGCTTTGCGGCACCCTCTGAGCCATGGCTTACCCTTTTCCCACTATCTGGAATGTCCTCACTTATCCCTCGGCTGTAGTAGTCTGATTTGTCTCTTCAGATCAGCTCTGGTCTCCATGCACTCTATGCTTTGTGTCTCGGGTGGATGTTGGGGGTGTGGCGCGGGGTGGGGTGTGTATGCTGCTGGCCTCTAAGCCTGTGAGTGCCCCCCCCACAGAGATGCTCTGTCAGCAGCTTTGTGTAGGATGAAGCTTTAGATGTTGCCTCTTTGTGAGCTCTCTGGAGAAAAGTCAAGGGACCCTGAAACCCAGTTCCCAGCCTGAATAAAGGATGTTTTGGCTTCATAACCACCAAGGTTACTAGCACAGGAAGTGCCCTGACGAGTTCCCCAGGAGCTCTCTTACAGTAGGTGGGGAAAGCGAGTCCACACGATGGCTGCCAGGGAGGTGAGTCTCCAGGAGagtcttcccagcactgaaaCACCTCACCATATGGAGCAGACATTTGCCTCCAACAATCCCCAAACACCTGCTGTCCTGGATGgacatcttcctgcttcctccccataATCCTCTTACTAGCAAAAAAGCAGATTTTTCAGCCCTCCATGGTGTCTCAGAGTACCGGGAATGATGCCACCATATCACGGAACACGGTGCCCAAACCCGCCTCCCCTCTGGCGCCCCTCCTGGCGACTGTCCCCTCCTTTCACCGGCTCCTTATTTATTCTTTCCCAAATCAAGAAGTGACGTGGGGCCCGCTCCACACCAAACACTGTGCTGGGCATGAGGGGAACAAGTGAGGACACGGGCTGGGCACCGACTCCAAACCCTTCCCAGGCAGAGTTCTCCACTCTCCATGctggctctccctcctctctctgcatgCCCTAAGAGGCATACAAACTTCTTTGTAATAATGGGGCACTTGAAGGGTCTCTCAGGGCCTCTGCCACACCTCAGGCCAGGGCTGGGTGGTTCCAAcgattcttccttcttcccattcaGTACTAACACAGAACTCAGCGCTCAGTCCTACACTGAACCCCACCTCTGGGAACCAAGGGACACTCTGCCACAAGGAGAGCTCTGGTCTAGTCCTAGGGCCCCGGGTCGAGCTCTGGTCGCATCCTGACTGTGTCCACATCACCATGGTATCAGGAGGGGTATGAGTAGTGAGCTCCCCACCAAAGCTCGGTAGGGATTCTCTGAGGCGCGGGATGCTTGGTGCGGCCATCTCTTCTAGCAGAACGTCATCGGAGACAAGCACTGGGACAAGGCACAGAGATGGTCCTGTCTTTCCCTTGAAGCTCTGTTGACTGGAGTAAGCCATGGCCTCATTTTTGCATGGTTGCACACACAGCAATTCACCACTTCAGTCACTAGGAAACATGGGCACCCGAGGCCATGGGCTCTGGGCAGGAATACGCATATACCCACATGGGGCCACCTCCTGTGTACACATTCAGGTGGGCACACAAATATCTGTCTTACACACTGGTGCATATACATCTGTGAGGctcatgtgtgcacgtgtggccATTCACATATTCACCTGCGTGTATTGCATAGGtccatgtctctgtctgtctgtctgtctgtctgtctgtctgtctctctctctctctctctctctctctctcacacacacacacacacacacacacacacacacacacacacacacgcacgcaccagGACTGGAAGACTCTTGGACCTATGGCCGAAGTGCTTTGCTGGGCTAGGCAGGAGACCAGGCTTGGCAGGGTTGAGGGGAGTCATAAGGACGGAGCAGCCCTGAGCGGGGGAGTCACAAAGGAGCCTGGGACAAGTTGACAAAACTGACTGTGTGTCCTGTCTGCTTCCTAGCCTGTGTGTCAAAATGAGTCTCTCTGGCTCTGACTTTTCTCCTACAGCTGAGGAAGACAGGAGGGGCCCAGGCCAGGGAGCTTGGTCTGTAGAGACCACagtctcctttctgtctcccacTTTCTCCCGACCGCTGCTCCCTAAATTCCAGTTCACAAAGTCAGCCTCCCTTTACCTCCCGAGCTGACTGAGTTCCCCCCTTTGTGTCCCATGTGATCCCTTGTGCTGGAGCTCAGGGTGACATCCGTGTCTCTCACTTCTTCCAGCTGCCATCCCTGCCAGCCCACGGCGATGTcatcttcttccccctcctctcttagGTTCTAAGGCCAAGGCGCGGCTCTAAGTGACTTCTTGCTGTCTTCCTGCAGCTCCCTGGGACTAAGGAAAATGGAGTGGGCAACTGGCCAGCTGTGGACCGCTTGCAGCCTAGGGGAGACTCTTGCAGAACTTGGAAGGGGCTTACACAGCAGCCGGATCCTTAcacttggggaaactgaggcccagagatggGAAGCAGCACAGTGAACCAGAGTGGGAAGCCACAGCCTGGTGGCTCCTCAGGgctccccacccctccttctgTCGGCACACCCCATACATCACCTACCTTCAGCCTCCTCCTGATTTGTGCCCTGGCTCCctggcagaagtttctctccagcCTGACTCTCAAAACCGTGGAAACATGCCTAGGTTTTTGTGGAACTCATGGAGAGTTTTCAACTTGATAAAATCAAGTGGAACATTTAGAACTTGGCAGAATTATCTTAAGGGCTCAGAACTCAGCAGGATTCTCTGAAGTAGGTGGAACTAGAACATTCTGGTGGCTCAAGACTGAATGGACCCTCAGTGGTTTTCTGTGGGCAGGAGTTCCCCATTCTGGGCAGATCTCAGTGCCATCCTGACCAACAGCCTTCCAGGGAGCAGGTGGTCCAAATGGAGGTGGCACCAGTCAAAGTGCCCCGCGTACCAAGGGATTGCAAATCCCCAGGCAACTTAGAGTGGGGAAAGGAAATGTACCTGGCTTACACACTTTGGGATGCTTCAGGGAGGATGTCCCAAAGACCCAATTACACAGTTTAGTTAGAGAGCTTAATTAGCATCGAAAAGTTGGAGAAAGTgactcagggctcagggatccATGCTCGCAGGTCCGTCCCCAGCCAGAATCGGCCCAGGAACATTTACGAATAAATCAATGGAGGAATGGATGCTTAATTAATGGGATGAATACACCAGCACTTTTAATCAGTTTACAAATAAACAAAGGACAAGTAAACAAGCCAGAGGTCTTGCTGTCTTCCAGGTGGAGTGTGAGGGGTCTTGGCTCAGTTCTCATCAGGAGTTTACAGAGTTACAAAATCTGGAGTGTAACAGGGGAGGGACCGGATAAAGAGACAAGAATTCTAAGTTATCTGACAAGCCAGTGCTTGAAGGCCGTCTTGACCAAGACCCACTGAGTGGACAAGAGATGCTGTGAGAGGTCCAGAGTTAGTTCAGTGTCGTCAGTGGGTCAGAAGCATGGCTATGGTCCCCGGGGCCACTCAAGTCTCCTCAGTCAGTGCGTGGTCTGCTCAGGTAGCTCGTGAccactctcctctgcctccacccgGCCCCTCTTCCCTGTACTCACAACATGCAAGAGGTGCTTCTTCACTGAAGTCCCTTCCAGAGTTCATACCCCTGACGACTTAAGGGTCTCTTTAAAGAGCGTCATGAGGTGGGGGATGTAGTCAAGGTATAGCACTCCTCTCATTAACACAGGGTCTGGGGCTTGATTCCCAGGctcagaaaaggaagggaggaagcaagggaaagagagagagagagagagagagagagagagagagagagagagagagagagagagaaagtcatagtatattttattttggaaccaggttttgtgtttttgtcgttggatttttatttaagcattttaaaactgCAAGAGCTAGGCATGTCGCTCACTCAGTGCAGTGCTTGCCTGGCCATGCataagccctgggttccatccccagcactataTACActgggcagggtggcacacacccctGGCACTTTGGCGGTAGTGGCAGGGGaatcagaagtccaaggccatcctctgctccataatgagtttgaagtaagtctgggttacatgagaccttgtctcaaaaagaaaaaaaaaaaaaaaaaaaccagtagtaATTTTACTAGCTTACATATAAAGTAACATAGAAAGCattcttataaaaattttaaggacTCTGGTGACATGGGCAGTAATCCCAGCTATTCAGGAAgatcaaaggccagcctgggtgatttaatgagatattgtctcaaaataaccaaGGGAAAAAGGTGGGTTTTAACTCAATGGTGGAA
Coding sequences within:
- the LOC114703289 gene encoding olfactory receptor 13J1, translated to METSNRTTASEFILKGFSGYPALEHLLFPLCSAMYLVTLLGNTAIVAVSILDARLHTPMYFFLGNLSILDICYTSTFVPLMLVHLLSSRKTISFTGCAIQMCLSLSTGSTECLLLAIMAYDRYLAICQPLRYPVLMSHRLCLVLAGASWVLCLVKSVTETVIAMRLPFCGHHVIRHFTCEILAVLKLACGDTAVSDAFLLVGAILLLPVPLTLICLSYMLILATILRVPSATGRRKAFSTCSAHLAVVLLFYSTIIFMYMKPKSKEARISDQVFTVLYAVVTPMLNPIIYSLRNKEVKEAARKVWGSRWACR